CAAAAACGGTTCCTCAAGAATCGTCTTAGTATATGAAGCGATGACATGCTCGTAAATAAATACAACTATTCTACGACGATTAtaagaaaaccgtcttagaagatttttgtttatatttaatattgtcACTCTCACACTCCCCTCCCCTCTAGGGTTCGAAGCCGCAACTATTGATGTCGAGCGCCGATCTcaagcacaaagaagaagaggaggaactTGTCGTTGGCGACGACAAGGACACCAGAGCTTACGTTGCTCCAATCGTCAAGCTCCAGAAGGTTGCTATCACCACCGGTGAGGAGGACGAAGATCCAATCCTGGATCTGTAAAGAACtttcttctctcctttttttcttctcgaTTTTACTGTTTTGGCACTGATTGGTGCGGTTAATGCTTGTTTTCTCATTGATCGTAGCAAATCAAAGCTTTACCGATTCGACAAGGACGAGAACCAGTGGAAGGAGCGAGGTGCCGACACCATGAAGTTCCTGAAGCATAAGGCTTCCGGCAAGGTTAGGCTTCTCATGAGACAGTCCAAGATGCTCAAGATCTATGCCAATCAGCTTAGTATgtgtttcttcttttcttcttgggTTTTGCatctatttttgtttcaaaaatttgattttgagatatttttatttgtttttttgttattgattgTTGCAGTTTTTGAGTCTGTACAATTTTCATCGATTGGTTTCATTCATGATTGCCCTAGCTTCCTTAAACCTctgggagaggaagaagaaggacaaTCTTAGAGTTCCTTGCTTTCTTTAATTTGTCACATTTTTTAAGATCCAGGAAATTGTGATTTTTCTCATGTAAATAACAGTGTCTGAAAAGAACATTAAAGAGAACATTTAGAGAGTAAACAGAGTGTTGGGATTGATTGTCGAAGAAGTGGttcatttttaatgtattggTGTAAGTGTGGCAGGGGAAACTCTAAAGTTGTATATTATCAATGAATCCCACATGTTTGACTGTAATCTATTGGTTTAGGAACTACCTTTCTTTTGTATTAATACAAGAATTCTTTGCTACTTTGGATCATGAAGATTTGTCTCTAAGAGCAAAGGTGAGTTTAGTTAGAGTTGAGCAATCTTGATTTTTTTCTGCTTGATCAAAGTTTTATCATTTCTTATTCATAATGTGCATAATACATGCAGCTAGTGAATGTCATGCTAAGATTGTACCTCCAAATTCAAATGTTTGAGACTCTTTATAATGCAGTTGTGTGATACAAAGCTTTTCTGTTTGCATGTTGTACATTGCAAATGAAGCGAATTCAGTCCATTATCATAAGGTCAGCACTCAACACATTAGATGATTTCTTTTATGCACGCCTCTTAATACATGTTCCTGAACTCATCTTTTCTTGGTAATAAGAGTTTATAGTCACTAGTATACTTGCTAATAATCGTtgttagaatattttttatagtggTGAGAGTGGATCTGGGAAAACAGAGACAGCAAAAATTGCTATGCAATACTTAGCTGCTCTTGGTGGTAGTTATTCTAGAATAGACAATGAAGTTCTTCTAACAAACTTTATACTAGAAGCTTTTGGGAATGCAAAAACATCTAGGCTATGGaaactttttgaaaatgaaGTGCCTCTAATAGGATTGATTCctaaagaggatgatatctgtgggaaaccaaaaaaaagaaagtcaaGCTGGATAGTATGATCATATAGCATTGTGTGCTTTCTGAAGCATGGAGTTACAAGCTATGGAATTCAAATAATGAGCTAAGCAATATATTTAATCATGCAGGTCAAATTCCATGTTGTATAACATTACAGGCTTTGGTGTTCTCTGTCTGATCCaaacattgcattgttgcatcaTCTCAACATGGAACAACTCACAAAGACATTGGCATCTTTGTTCAATCTATAAGACACAAATCGAAATTCAATTCATGTGCATGAGAATGAAGCTGAATTCCATTCATTATATGTGCTGCTTCATCTTGGTTCATACAGCCAACCAATGGTTAATCTCTACATCATTGGTGTGATTAATTATGTTTCTGTTTTCATGTTAATTTTAGCCTTGTTGCAACTTAAGTTATTAAATGTAGCTATTTTTAATGCTCAAGGGGAGCCACTTTCTTTGTGGTTTAGACGTGTATCAACTCCAGTATTAAAGTCAAAAGAAATGTGTTTTGCTAGGAGAATCTTACGGTAACATTTCTTGTAATCTTTTACCATGAATCAATCATTCCAAAACCTCAATTCAGACAAATGaatgatttaatattatatCTCTAACATGCTAACTTTCACTAGAACACTTTTGGCTTAAAATATAGACAATGAACAGGCCCACCTATCATATGCTGaaattcattttcttaaaaataatatcaagagTTGGCTAGCAAGGATCAAATTCTTGACTACGTAGTCATAGAGGCTATGATACTATATCGTGAACCATCAGTCCCAAAAGCTTAAACTATTATCAATGGTTCTATAACATCATTAATAttcttgatttttataattaaagagtATGATTTTATCttgtcatttttttcatattaaatgaTAATTGTATGCATGTCAATTATTGATATTGTCTTTTCTCTTGACAGATCATTCTAACTTGGTAATTATAAGGATTTCTTCTGTACTGCAGCAGCTCAGGCATCATATCTGTAGTTCTGCATTATGATGCCTTATATCAATGAAATAATTTCTGTAGTAGAGATTGTGTTATTTTCCTATCATTCTATAACTTGTTTATTTGGGCTTTCATTTTGTGTCTAAGTTGATGGATGCCTACTTGTGTTGTGCTTCTTACTTTCTTCATATGTATTTTAACACAAATCATCTCTTGTctttgtaataaatattttaaggataacCTCAATAGGTTATGGCTAAAATATTAAAGATCTACAGAATAAATGAAATGCAAGGGAAGGCATGGAACATTATATCGGGATCATCACTATTTTACCAAAATTTTACTTTGGTTCATCTTATCTCCCATATTCCAAATAATTGAGATAAATTTGCCAACAACATAACTCTTGCCAAAGCTAACATCTTAGCCCAATCTTAGCATCTCAGCAATTCCAAACCACATTTGTGCACTCCACATGCATCAGCAATTAGTCTGTGTTGTAGGATTTTGTACATATGTACCCTCACATGGAAGTTCAGGATCAAGGGGTCAGTGTTTGAGGGTCTTAATTACAGAAGAAcactttagaaaataaatacctTCTCCTTACACCACTTTCCCTGAAATTTCCaccttaaatttattatttataaattataatttataacttatCTTACATTGTGAAGTGGACTGCATAGATCTATTGATGTCATTTGGCTCTATAAGAAGCACTACTAGAAAAGTTCCTTTTTATGTCGTTATatctacatcggttatataaaaaccgatgtagtaAATGATATGGTggcatttttgaaaataaaacaaacttttTTAATCAGCCACgacggtttttataaaaccgccTTCGATGTGAACGTTATGAAggcggttttataaaaaccgtaTTTGTTAGTCCACCTAATTACTATGGTTTCCTTAAAAACCGCCTTTGattaattaagttataatttttttatttattttatttatttcgttTTCCCTTTGAATAAACGTAGCTAGCAGCAACCCTAACGCAAAGCTCGTCTCGCTCCCAAGGCCTTCGCCGTCTCCCTCGCGCCAGAGAGAGAGGCGGTGATGTCTTCAATTAGATTCCTATGGATCCTGATGGTGTCTTTGACGACATCATGCCCGTTAAGCCAACCGCAGAAGCTATCGGCCTAAGATGTTCTGATGGAGTACGAGTTCCCGGTGGGTCTTCTTCCCAAGGGAGCCATAGGGTATTCGCTTAACAGAGACAGCGGCGAGTTCGCAGTGTATTTCCAAGGAGCGTGCAGCTTCGACATAGAGTCCTACACGGTCAAGTACAAatccaacatatatatatatatatatatatatatatatatatatatatatatatatatatatattgttcatTTTTCAGTTGTTTCTCTGGTTTCgagtgttgttttcttttgctctGATATGGATTTAGCTTGACTAAATTGTCtcttgaaattctgataccaatgccagatgtcgtacaggatgtcacgacatcacgcttcagaacatgcagattatatttgagagtatgaacagattaaacaagtaaataacacaagagaattgttaacccagttcggtgcaacgtcacctacatctgggggctaccaagccagggaggaaatccactaaaatagtgttagttcgaagatctaacagccactgtttacaaccttctcacctaaccactacccgtgcaacctctacctaagagccactcttagatatgagaacccctctcactccctctcaatcactctcccgtgtttacaattaaatcaaagacacaccagagattgctctctgaacaaaagagatcaactctacacactcaggtccaacacttgaagttagggtaacatcaaggtggctcacaaaacactcaagtcccaaaaactcacaaaataacttttcaatctcggacttggtacagaactcgtgcagcctccatgtttttatagTAGTGtgtgtatctgggctgcaacaacttgcgctggatgagatctatcattctcctgaaaaatctgcacttaaagatccaaaagatacagtttgatcttttagtttttatctttaatctttattccctgaacgaactcttctagtttgtaattcgaactttaattatcttttaattcgttcctaaagatagatcatcttatctgctgctaactgcacaataatctgttaaagatataatagatttatgtgtccagtattttcgggcaggatgtcctggacattgtatccgacatcgtggatcctgcattgtgtgcattgtgcagcaactccagtattttcgggcaggatgtcctggacattgtatccgacatcgtgaatcctacagcttcaattcttcatttgacatttcatcttgccttgtgcattgtgcagcccgatctgattccttgacataacgttggacatcatgtgcagcaactctagctttccttcattgtctaagtgcttatgttttaacaaaatcttagccaatcttttaaaacacagtagagctaagcactaacaatctccccctttggcaaattttgtctaaaacatacttagacacttcctgagcaggtacgagcagttatgcaagtgggatcagcaactttcattatcagagtaatcaagcacagcggtatctaTAGTGgtaacagcaaaattctgcaagttgcaagtcgtttccaggatgtcaagacatctctcgtgacatctgctttctgctccccctgtctccatgctcctactgctgtgaagcagttcactgcagcatcttctatcagctactagtcttttacaggatgtcaagacatctcatgtgacatcagtcatcatcagcagcagcagtctccccctcaaaatcatatacatacaactcccccttaaaatcatgaatcatgcatacatcgtatcctacttctcataaatcatgcataatactgctattgcatacatagtatcctacttctcaaaatcatgcattactccccctttttagacagaatttgacaaaagtagaatgcatgaacttaaggtgcaaatattacagaccaatagcaaatcaattgttcaagggacatgcccctatagctagtaagagtaaaaagcaaaaataaatgtctgatggtcatggggtggcttcagaatcatcatctgattcagtatcctctgctgcatcttcctcttcctcagctgcttcttcttcttcctcagctgcttcaccatcttcctcagctgcttcaccatcatcaatgccactgtctgagagtcttttgatcaggcgttccagctccatcttcttctctgtggtggctttgatggttgcttccagcaccttgcatgtgtccttgagttcagcaatcaaagcatccttggacacagcacctgaagcagcagctttccctgatgtcgagacaatgtctgggacatgtgtcccctcaaacaatttgtaatgcagggatagaggagattctttcttcatcacagagtcagtgtagtttaaaatattgggatgttgactcaacataatgccacacaatacagttgggaaggcaatgggtaatttgacagcaaaagattctgaatgcttaacagtttgatcaaaaatatagtttccaaaattaaattttgacttggttccaacagcatacagaaatttacccaaacctgtggcaacagtggaagtatgattggtgggtacccagtttgcagcgccaatcctgtgcagaattgcatacttcacacttagcttccctgcagaaagcttccctttctttggccaatgctggacttgtttggcagtgatttccttggcaattcgATGCTCAGacacagcaatatccaccactccttcagttggtctgcccaggtatttgttgattacagcaggggagaatctaacacactttcctctgacaaacactttctgatactcatcactctttctgtttgttatgtcagagggaatgttgacaatgaattccctgactagactttcatagcaatctcccaacttggtgacagtcttcagcagtccagcagccgtgatgaggtccatgatctccttgcaatccaaggcatcccttcccagttctctttctaaggcaagtctgcgttgatatacaaatttccacctttcaacattgccaatggagtggaatgagatgttgtccaatggtgcatcagggacatttccaggcacctttttccctgatgtcttggccctcttgatgtcgggaacatctagttcgacatcatcatcagaatcagatgaggaaatttctttcctcttcttggaagggattgcaactttgctccgtctggatgtggtaggagtgattggagtgctcttcttctatgccatagtcttgattcgtccagacctcttaatgggggtttttccttttcggctttgtaatctttctgcaatgccaggtgccaacttgttggcaatgggttcctcatcagattctacttcttctaggtcaatgaggtcacctggagcaggttctggtgcccttggtgcaggggtctcctctgtggcttgatcctcttcctctgttgagtCCTCTTTGCTGGGTGAAGAGAGGatttcagcatttggggtggaagatgttggaacatctttatcagcatcagcgACAGAAACATtaggggtggaagatgttggaacatcttcatcagcatcagggacagaagcatttttcaaaatgctgctcacaatactgcggatcttcttatccatctccgggtctacttccctaggacttgttgcaatgctagggttttcagaaatcttcactccctgttgtcttttgggggCCAGTTTCTCAGGagcaggggcttgaccagggatcatttgtatgggttggatatggaattcaggctgttcctggtttgatggtgctttggtaggtgatggagatgatggtacagagggtgaaccaggagctgaagtttcttttggtgaggtagccatggagaagcagagcctttGGAATGTTTTCGtaaatttctgagagctgttagggaatgctgaaaacgagattaccactaaaatatgaatttgaatgaggaatgtagagggacgtgtgaagcaacggtcgaatttgttttggcccagtagagaacgcgctattaacgtttgagcacgttcagataacagtaattgctataaatcttctagcagacaaatgcccagcttgcccctcagtttttcaactgatttgcatccaatgcctttgtgaaaatatctgctatttgttcctcagtgtcaacatgctccagtgtgataactttatcatcaacaagctctctaatatagtgatgtctaatgtcaatgtgcttggttctgctgtgttgaacaggatttttagaaatattaatagcactcaagttgtcacagtacaatgtcatgacatcttgttcgacattgtactccttcagcatctgcttcatccaaactagttgtgaacagctgcttcctgctgcaatatactctgcttcagcagtagatagggacacacagttctgcttcttgctgaaccatgaaataagattggttcccaagtagaaacatccaccagaagtgctttttctgtcatctgcacttccagcccaatcagcatcacaatacccaaccagcattgaatctgaacaatgacagtacataatcccatagtcactggtgccatttacatatttcagaattctctttacttgattcaagtgacttatcttaggattggcttgatatcttgcacaaacacctactgcataggtgatgtcaggtctgctagctgttaaatatagtaagctcccaatcatgcttctgtacagactttgatcaacactggtgccagcttcatcctttgacagcttcaagtgagtaggtgcaggtgttcttttatggctggcattttccatcccaaacttcttgacaatgttctttgcatacttgctttgtgagaggaatatggagtcttccatctgcttcacttggagtcccagaaaataagtcagctctccaacaagactcatctcaaattcagattgcatctgttggacaaaatgtcgaagcatctcattcgacatccctccaaacacaatgtcatcaacatatatctgtgctatcatcaagttttcagcatcttgtttgacaaagagagtcttgtcaattcctcccttcctatacccttgttgagtaaggaactctgttagcctttcataccaagctcttggagcttgcttcaatccatagagagccttcttgagcctgtatacatgatctggatgagttggatctacaaatccctttggctgctccacataggcttcttcattcaggtatccattcagaaacgcgctcttcacatccatttggtacagcttgaatttgaggatgcaagctacaccaagcaacaatctgatggactcaagtctagcaactggggcgaacgtttcatcaaagtcta
This region of Glycine max cultivar Williams 82 chromosome 7, Glycine_max_v4.0, whole genome shotgun sequence genomic DNA includes:
- the LOC100783204 gene encoding ran-binding protein 1 homolog b-like, with translation MSSADLKHKEEEEELVVGDDKDTRAYVAPIVKLQKVAITTGEEDEDPILDLKSKLYRFDKDENQWKERGADTMKFLKHKASGKVRLLMRQSKMLKIYANQLSMCFFFSSWVLHLFLFQKFDFEIFLFVFLLLIVAVFESVQFSSIGFIHDCPSFLKPLGEEEEGQS